One window of the Nocardia huaxiensis genome contains the following:
- the nucS gene encoding endonuclease NucS gives MRLVIARCQVDYVGRLTAHLPMARRLILTKADGSVLVHSDGGSYKPLNWMSPPCWLEERESDSETAKALWVVTNKAGEELRITIEEIEHDSSHELGVDPGLQKDGVEAHLQELLAEHIETLGPGYTLIRREYMTAIGPVDILCRDADGATVAVEIKRRGEIDGVEQLTRYLELLNRDPLLAPVAGVFAAQQIKPQAKVLATDRGIRCLTLDYDALRGTESDEFRLF, from the coding sequence ATGCGCCTCGTGATTGCTCGTTGCCAGGTGGACTACGTCGGTCGCCTCACCGCCCATCTGCCGATGGCCCGCCGCCTGATTCTGACGAAGGCGGACGGTTCGGTGCTGGTGCACTCCGACGGCGGCTCCTACAAGCCGTTGAACTGGATGAGCCCCCCGTGCTGGCTGGAGGAACGCGAAAGCGATTCGGAGACAGCGAAAGCCCTGTGGGTGGTCACCAACAAGGCCGGCGAGGAACTCCGCATCACCATCGAGGAGATCGAGCACGATTCCTCGCACGAACTCGGCGTGGATCCCGGCCTCCAGAAGGACGGCGTGGAAGCCCACCTCCAGGAACTTCTGGCCGAGCACATCGAAACCCTCGGCCCCGGTTACACATTGATCCGCCGTGAGTACATGACCGCCATCGGCCCGGTCGACATCCTCTGCCGCGACGCCGACGGTGCGACGGTCGCCGTCGAGATCAAACGCCGCGGCGAGATCGACGGTGTCGAACAGCTGACCCGCTACCTCGAACTGCTCAACCGCGACCCCCTCCTGGCCCCCGTCGCCGGCGTCTTCGCCGCCCAGCAGATCAAGCCCCAGGCCAAAGTTCTCGCCACCGACCGTGGAATCCGCTGCCTGACCCTGGATTACGACGCTCTCCGTGGCACCGAGAGCGACGAATTCCGCCTGTTCTAA
- a CDS encoding ATP/GTP-binding protein — MPRRKPRPKDPARFQSEPRPIGDVFGRTEDGPDGETYVVRTVPGTRAVKRYRCPGCDQEIMPGVAHIVAWQAHGGEDDRRHWHTGCWRGRRTRTITRKWS, encoded by the coding sequence ATGCCCCGCCGGAAACCTCGCCCCAAGGACCCGGCGCGGTTCCAGTCGGAGCCGCGCCCCATCGGCGACGTCTTCGGCCGCACCGAGGACGGCCCCGACGGCGAAACCTATGTCGTACGAACGGTTCCCGGCACCCGCGCGGTGAAGCGCTACCGCTGCCCCGGCTGCGATCAGGAGATCATGCCCGGCGTCGCGCACATCGTCGCCTGGCAGGCCCATGGCGGCGAGGACGACCGCCGGCACTGGCACACCGGCTGCTGGCGTGGCCGCCGCACCCGCACCATTACCCGGAAGTGGTCATGA